The following are encoded in a window of Arthrobacter sp. OAP107 genomic DNA:
- a CDS encoding TasA family protein, translating into MSGLTVSSPRRPNPRLLAAFAVGAAGLAITGGGVYAALNATASNTTAQSANSGVLSLTMANNGTGFSQGVANLAPGDVVNRYVALTQGADLAGKDLTLTVADSTPTLLTTDATKGLRVTVTQCVGGDWTVTGAGSCTGTGASPTVLATNVPLKTLAATASALTGSVTAGSTVKLQLSLSLPDQNETTVNGVAPAGTVQGLSSALTWTFGETQRTATTTGS; encoded by the coding sequence ATGTCCGGTCTCACTGTTTCTTCGCCCCGTCGCCCCAACCCCCGTCTGCTGGCCGCCTTCGCCGTCGGCGCAGCCGGCCTCGCCATCACCGGCGGCGGCGTGTACGCGGCTTTGAACGCCACCGCCTCCAACACCACTGCGCAGAGCGCCAACAGCGGCGTCCTCAGCCTCACGATGGCCAACAACGGCACCGGATTCAGCCAGGGGGTAGCAAACCTGGCCCCCGGCGACGTGGTGAACCGGTACGTGGCCCTTACGCAGGGCGCGGACCTCGCCGGCAAGGACCTGACCCTCACGGTCGCGGACTCCACCCCGACCCTGCTCACCACGGACGCCACCAAGGGCCTTCGCGTCACCGTCACCCAGTGCGTCGGAGGCGACTGGACAGTGACCGGTGCAGGTTCCTGCACCGGCACCGGTGCCAGCCCCACGGTGCTGGCCACGAACGTGCCCCTGAAGACCCTGGCCGCCACTGCGTCGGCCCTCACCGGTTCCGTCACCGCCGGCTCCACGGTCAAGCTGCAGCTCTCCCTGTCCCTGCCGGACCAGAACGAAACCACAGTCAACGGCGTTGCCCCGGCTGGCACCGTCCAGGGACTGTCCTCCGCGCTGACGTGGACCTTCGGCGAAACCCAGCGCACCGCTACCACCACCGGAAGCTAG
- a CDS encoding signal peptidase I produces MGRSASAGEAPGSRAKAFFTTVRRVLGLAVGVASAVVFLAACVAAPLLHISYSPVLTGSMRPAFAPGDLLITVPKTAGQLQPGDVPVFTPPDESAPYAHRITSVTGTPEHPVLTTKGDANPAPDHWRAKLDQDQVPVVVTTVPCVGNVLLWAQNPVQRALFTALFGLSLTVTSVVWILRTPSKVSGQSSPAPSL; encoded by the coding sequence ATGGGCAGGTCAGCCAGCGCAGGTGAAGCTCCCGGCTCGAGGGCGAAAGCGTTCTTCACCACTGTACGGCGGGTGCTGGGCCTGGCAGTCGGCGTGGCTTCGGCGGTGGTTTTCCTTGCCGCCTGCGTCGCCGCTCCGCTGCTGCACATCAGCTACTCCCCGGTGCTGACCGGCAGCATGCGCCCCGCCTTCGCTCCCGGTGACCTGCTGATCACCGTGCCGAAGACGGCTGGGCAACTGCAGCCGGGCGATGTGCCTGTTTTCACCCCGCCGGACGAAAGCGCCCCTTACGCCCACCGCATTACCTCCGTTACCGGCACTCCGGAACATCCGGTGCTCACCACCAAGGGCGATGCCAACCCGGCTCCCGACCACTGGCGGGCAAAGCTGGACCAGGACCAGGTGCCGGTGGTGGTAACCACGGTCCCGTGTGTGGGCAACGTGCTCCTGTGGGCGCAAAACCCGGTCCAGCGGGCCCTCTTCACCGCTCTGTTCGGGCTGTCACTGACGGTCACCAGCGTGGTGTGGATACTGCGCACACCTTCCAAAGTTTCCGGGCAGTCCAGCCCGGCTCCCTCTCTCTGA